The following are encoded together in the Coregonus clupeaformis isolate EN_2021a chromosome 24, ASM2061545v1, whole genome shotgun sequence genome:
- the LOC121543519 gene encoding zinc finger protein 530 isoform X2, whose product MDKRVKKTTASTGPPLPLSSLRLLVSPLRLMYSFVWHVVNQRNVMHYGKVEEFVTVVTEAVPKLMSYKQRAQLILGLRARMILELFRKDPPNPQDIQRLLENMNILGQDAVVEESQANFVALVQTLLKNPYERKHFFQEEFHAQYGSKYDTALQALVGGLVLRLERLLSVPDLSQIASIISAAPSDLEECGQAVSDPEHLKILLQHQNLQNKIQFVPVTSSVGDCVLSSLSFRLACGMPSMEPDFDEPPESLEAALSAMNPASFSDLEDLGLMSDDSPHAGEDSTVEREEDARGNGGGARTAVRDSEEETALPESAVVFSSPQGVSGLVGGAPSKGAPTVRSMLQTMRQQQLVSLMNTSITEDSPSQIVIPATDNQPVELTSVDQWVSHIGSYTLSLHSLPPLSQNDNLDKEMESADTGLGSSVVIGGQETEVGLFERSIIQRKRVQKPLRVACSKKRNPATNSCQECGKRFLSRGRLEDHLRMHTGEKPFKCTDCSRFFRTLALLTNHTKIHSDVRPFSCDECGKCFRRKVGLQNHHRVHTDARPYKCTICGKGFTQSQYCKRHMDCHTSENTYFCTHCPKSFPTQFQLSAHQRWHTMDRPYACEQCGLRFFMPSLLKRHMGYHIGNRQFLCAQCGRTFVYEFDLKRHQKDHDPSPKLPCPVCQKMFGNNSLLQAHIRRHSSEKPYRCDICDKTFKDSGGLRIHKRGLHSNERPYSCDECGKTYKLHTHLREHKFKHTGEGHTCGQCGKAFRYLRLLKAHERLHSEPSELTRRNSHTSRRRRHSSKRSFPSGAVV is encoded by the exons ATGGACAAACGAGTCAAGAAGACTACAGCCAGTACGG GACCCCCACTTCCTCTCTCGTCTTTGCGACTGTTGGTTTCTCCCCTGCGGCTGATGTATTCATTTGTATGGCATGTGGTGAATCAACGCAATGTGATGCACTATGGGAAGGTCGAGGAGTTTGTAACTGTGGTGACTGAAGCTGTTCCAAAGTTGATGAGTTACAAACAGAGGGCTCAACTCATCCTGGGCCTGAGAGCAAGG ATGATCTTGGAGTTGTTCCGCAAGGACCCACCCAACCCTCAGGACATCCAACGTCTCCTGGAAAATATGAACATTTTGGGG CAAGATGCAGTTGTGGAGGAGTCGCAGGCTAACTTTGTGGCGCTGGTCCAAACCCTGCTGAAAAACCCTTATGAGAGGAAGCACTTCTTCCAG GAGGAGTTCCATGCACAGTATGGTTCCAAGTATGACACAGCACTGCAGGCCCTTGTAGGAGGCTTGGTCCTCAGACTGGAACGACTGCTATCTGTGCCAGATCTCTCCCAG ATAGCATCCATtatcagtgctgccccctctgaCTTGGAGGAGTGTGGACAGGCTGTGTCTGACCCTGAGCACCTGAAGATCCTCCTCCAGCACCAGAACCTGCAAAATAAGATTCAGTTTG TACCTGTCACGTCTTCTGTGGGTGACTGTGTGCTGTCTTCGCTGTCCTTCCGCCTCGCCTGTGGAATGCCATCAATGGAGCCAGATTTTGACGAGCCACCAGAATCATTAGAAGCTGCTCTAAGCGCCATGAACCCTGCCTCCTTCAGTGACTTGGAGGATCTGGGATTGATGTCAGATGACTCGCCCCATGCTGGAGAAGATAGTactgtggagagagaagaggatgcCAGGGGTAACGGAGGTGGGGCGAGAACTGCAGTACGTGACAGTGAAGAAGAGACTGCACTGCCAGAGAGCGCTGTGGTCTTCTCTAGTCCTCAAGGTGTTAGCGGACTGGTGGGAGGGGCACCATCAAAAGGTGCACCAACAGTAAGGAGTATGCTGCAAACAATGAGACAGCAACAGCTTGTATCACTGATGAATACTTCCATCACCGAAGACTCTCCTTCACAGATAGTCATCCCTGCCACGGATAACCAGCCAGTCGAGCTAACGAGTGTCGACCAGTGGGTCTCCCATATTGGAAGTTACACTTTATCGCTCCATTCCTTGCCACCCCTTTCACAAAACGATAATTTGGACAAGGAGATGGAGTCGGCCGACACAGGTCTTGGAAGCAGTGTGGTGATCGGGGGTCAGGAAACAGAGGTCGGTCTCTTTGAGAGGTCCATTATCCAAAGGAAGAGGGTGCAAAAGCCACTACGAGTAGCGTGCTCAAAAAAGAGAAACCCTGCAACCAACTCCTGCCAAGAGTGTGGGAAGCGTTTTCTGTCTCGGGGACGGCTGGAGGATCACCTCCGCATGCACACCGGAGAGAAACCTTTCAAGTGCACCGATTGTAGCAGGTTCTTCAGGACATTGGCACTCCTGACCAACCATACGAAAATTCACTCTGACGTGCGGCCCTTTAGCTGCGACGAGTGCGGCAAGTGCTTTCGGAGAAAGGTTGGCCTTCAGAATCACCATCGCGTCCACACGGATGCGAGACCATACAAATGCAccatctgtggaaagggtttcaCCCAATCACAGTACTGCAAAAGACACATGGATTGTCATACAAGTGAGAATACCTATTTCTGCACTCATTGTCCAAAGAGTTTCCCAACCCAATTCCAGCTGTCTGCCCACCAGCGCTGGCACACCATGGACCGCCCGTACGCCTGTGAGCAGTGTGGGTTGCGCTTCTTTATGCCAAGCTTGTTAAAGAGGCACATGGGCTATCACATCGGGAACCGCCAGTTCCTGTGTGCCCAGTGCGGAAGAACCTTTGTCTATGAGTTCGACCTAAAGAGACACCAAAAAGACCATGACCCCAGTCCCAAACTCCCCTGCCCCGTCTGCCAGAAGATGTTTGGCAACAACAGCCTACTCCAGGCCCACATACGCAGGCACTCTTCAGAGAAACCTTACAGATGCGACATATGCGACAAGACCTTTAAAGACAGCGGGGGCCTGCGCATACACAAGCGGGGGCTGCACTCGAACGAACGCCCTTACAGCTGCGATGAGTGTGGAAAGACTTACAAACTACACACGCACCTGAGGGAGCACAAGTTTAAACACACGGGGGAGGGCCACACCTGTGGCCAGTGTGGAAAAGCCTTCAGGTACCTGCGTCTCCTGAAGGCGCACGAGCGGTTGCACTCCGAGCCATCTGAGCTCACACGGAGAAACAGTCACACCAGCCGTCGAAGGAGACATTCTTCCAAAAGGagtttcccgagtggcgcagtggtctaa
- the LOC121543519 gene encoding zinc finger protein 530 isoform X1, which translates to MDKRVKKTTASTGPPLPLSSLRLLVSPLRLMYSFVWHVVNQRNVMHYGKVEEFVTVVTEAVPKLMSYKQRAQLILGLRARMILELFRKDPPNPQDIQRLLENMNILGQQDAVVEESQANFVALVQTLLKNPYERKHFFQEEFHAQYGSKYDTALQALVGGLVLRLERLLSVPDLSQIASIISAAPSDLEECGQAVSDPEHLKILLQHQNLQNKIQFVPVTSSVGDCVLSSLSFRLACGMPSMEPDFDEPPESLEAALSAMNPASFSDLEDLGLMSDDSPHAGEDSTVEREEDARGNGGGARTAVRDSEEETALPESAVVFSSPQGVSGLVGGAPSKGAPTVRSMLQTMRQQQLVSLMNTSITEDSPSQIVIPATDNQPVELTSVDQWVSHIGSYTLSLHSLPPLSQNDNLDKEMESADTGLGSSVVIGGQETEVGLFERSIIQRKRVQKPLRVACSKKRNPATNSCQECGKRFLSRGRLEDHLRMHTGEKPFKCTDCSRFFRTLALLTNHTKIHSDVRPFSCDECGKCFRRKVGLQNHHRVHTDARPYKCTICGKGFTQSQYCKRHMDCHTSENTYFCTHCPKSFPTQFQLSAHQRWHTMDRPYACEQCGLRFFMPSLLKRHMGYHIGNRQFLCAQCGRTFVYEFDLKRHQKDHDPSPKLPCPVCQKMFGNNSLLQAHIRRHSSEKPYRCDICDKTFKDSGGLRIHKRGLHSNERPYSCDECGKTYKLHTHLREHKFKHTGEGHTCGQCGKAFRYLRLLKAHERLHSEPSELTRRNSHTSRRRRHSSKRSFPSGAVV; encoded by the exons ATGGACAAACGAGTCAAGAAGACTACAGCCAGTACGG GACCCCCACTTCCTCTCTCGTCTTTGCGACTGTTGGTTTCTCCCCTGCGGCTGATGTATTCATTTGTATGGCATGTGGTGAATCAACGCAATGTGATGCACTATGGGAAGGTCGAGGAGTTTGTAACTGTGGTGACTGAAGCTGTTCCAAAGTTGATGAGTTACAAACAGAGGGCTCAACTCATCCTGGGCCTGAGAGCAAGG ATGATCTTGGAGTTGTTCCGCAAGGACCCACCCAACCCTCAGGACATCCAACGTCTCCTGGAAAATATGAACATTTTGGGG CAGCAAGATGCAGTTGTGGAGGAGTCGCAGGCTAACTTTGTGGCGCTGGTCCAAACCCTGCTGAAAAACCCTTATGAGAGGAAGCACTTCTTCCAG GAGGAGTTCCATGCACAGTATGGTTCCAAGTATGACACAGCACTGCAGGCCCTTGTAGGAGGCTTGGTCCTCAGACTGGAACGACTGCTATCTGTGCCAGATCTCTCCCAG ATAGCATCCATtatcagtgctgccccctctgaCTTGGAGGAGTGTGGACAGGCTGTGTCTGACCCTGAGCACCTGAAGATCCTCCTCCAGCACCAGAACCTGCAAAATAAGATTCAGTTTG TACCTGTCACGTCTTCTGTGGGTGACTGTGTGCTGTCTTCGCTGTCCTTCCGCCTCGCCTGTGGAATGCCATCAATGGAGCCAGATTTTGACGAGCCACCAGAATCATTAGAAGCTGCTCTAAGCGCCATGAACCCTGCCTCCTTCAGTGACTTGGAGGATCTGGGATTGATGTCAGATGACTCGCCCCATGCTGGAGAAGATAGTactgtggagagagaagaggatgcCAGGGGTAACGGAGGTGGGGCGAGAACTGCAGTACGTGACAGTGAAGAAGAGACTGCACTGCCAGAGAGCGCTGTGGTCTTCTCTAGTCCTCAAGGTGTTAGCGGACTGGTGGGAGGGGCACCATCAAAAGGTGCACCAACAGTAAGGAGTATGCTGCAAACAATGAGACAGCAACAGCTTGTATCACTGATGAATACTTCCATCACCGAAGACTCTCCTTCACAGATAGTCATCCCTGCCACGGATAACCAGCCAGTCGAGCTAACGAGTGTCGACCAGTGGGTCTCCCATATTGGAAGTTACACTTTATCGCTCCATTCCTTGCCACCCCTTTCACAAAACGATAATTTGGACAAGGAGATGGAGTCGGCCGACACAGGTCTTGGAAGCAGTGTGGTGATCGGGGGTCAGGAAACAGAGGTCGGTCTCTTTGAGAGGTCCATTATCCAAAGGAAGAGGGTGCAAAAGCCACTACGAGTAGCGTGCTCAAAAAAGAGAAACCCTGCAACCAACTCCTGCCAAGAGTGTGGGAAGCGTTTTCTGTCTCGGGGACGGCTGGAGGATCACCTCCGCATGCACACCGGAGAGAAACCTTTCAAGTGCACCGATTGTAGCAGGTTCTTCAGGACATTGGCACTCCTGACCAACCATACGAAAATTCACTCTGACGTGCGGCCCTTTAGCTGCGACGAGTGCGGCAAGTGCTTTCGGAGAAAGGTTGGCCTTCAGAATCACCATCGCGTCCACACGGATGCGAGACCATACAAATGCAccatctgtggaaagggtttcaCCCAATCACAGTACTGCAAAAGACACATGGATTGTCATACAAGTGAGAATACCTATTTCTGCACTCATTGTCCAAAGAGTTTCCCAACCCAATTCCAGCTGTCTGCCCACCAGCGCTGGCACACCATGGACCGCCCGTACGCCTGTGAGCAGTGTGGGTTGCGCTTCTTTATGCCAAGCTTGTTAAAGAGGCACATGGGCTATCACATCGGGAACCGCCAGTTCCTGTGTGCCCAGTGCGGAAGAACCTTTGTCTATGAGTTCGACCTAAAGAGACACCAAAAAGACCATGACCCCAGTCCCAAACTCCCCTGCCCCGTCTGCCAGAAGATGTTTGGCAACAACAGCCTACTCCAGGCCCACATACGCAGGCACTCTTCAGAGAAACCTTACAGATGCGACATATGCGACAAGACCTTTAAAGACAGCGGGGGCCTGCGCATACACAAGCGGGGGCTGCACTCGAACGAACGCCCTTACAGCTGCGATGAGTGTGGAAAGACTTACAAACTACACACGCACCTGAGGGAGCACAAGTTTAAACACACGGGGGAGGGCCACACCTGTGGCCAGTGTGGAAAAGCCTTCAGGTACCTGCGTCTCCTGAAGGCGCACGAGCGGTTGCACTCCGAGCCATCTGAGCTCACACGGAGAAACAGTCACACCAGCCGTCGAAGGAGACATTCTTCCAAAAGGagtttcccgagtggcgcagtggtctaa